The genomic region GAAAAAATGCCGGTTGACACCTTGCTTCTCTTGCTGGGAAGCAGCTAAAAGCCCCCAAACCATCCTAAAATGATGCATCTGCAAGAGATTCCCATCTGCTCGAAATGTGGGTCTGGCCATGCCACTGCTCCTCACTGGGGGCCCATTCTCTTAtaggacagaatcatagaacagtttggttggaagggaccttcaaagctcatccagtccaacccgtgtgcaaggagcagggacatcttcaactagattctCCTTCCCCCCCAGATCACTTTCTACGAAGGCAAATGCTTCACGGGCAGGAAGCTGgaggtctgcggcacctgcagcAGCTTCCAGGACCGAGGTTTCCTCAACCAGGTCAACTCCATCTGCGTTCAGAGCGGGGCTTGGGTCTGCTTCGACCACCCCAACTTCCAAGGGCAGCAGTACATCCTGGAGCACGGCGAGTACCCCAATTTCCATCGCTGGAATGGCCGCAGCGACCACCTGGGCTCCTGCCGGCCCATCGGGATGGTGAGTGGATAATGCTGCTGCTTCGCCATCCTGGATGGAGCATCGGTGGGACAGGGCTTTGTTTTAATGAGTCTTGTGTATAGGGGTAATAAAAAATCAGTGCTTTTTAGAAATAGTCCATCCTGTTAGAAAGAAATAGTCTCCCAGGGAAGGTTTTTTGCCCTTTGGAGTGGTCTGCATAGGCCACTAAGCCGGGAGAAGACACGTCGCCTTCCTCCTGCGGCACAAAACACAGCGGCTTTAAAGGGATGggattttcctgtgttttctgcagATGAGGTGGCCAGGTCCTGCTGGCACCACAcgcttttcctttttaatgtgaGTCGCTATTAGATACCCATGGCGGAATGAAGCAGGAGGGTCATTGCCCCAGGCACATTGAGCCGTGGCAGCCCAGTCTCCCCGTGCACCCAGCGCAGGAGCGAGCAGCCCGAGGGCTTTCTGAACCCGAAAAGCAGCTGGGATGCTCCTGCAAACTATAGCTGAATGCTATGCTGGTGCAAAAGAGCCCAGTAATCCTAAATTCAACCATATTTCCCCCATACTAGCTAGCCCTCCCCTTAGGAAGCTTTTAAAAGCAGTGCCCAGAGGAAGGGTTAATCAGGGAGGTCAAATAGTAGCAAAGAAAATTAATCTGGGTGAGGTCCTTCCATTGGACTTTCCTATCACTCATGACCCCTGGGGCAATGATGAACCCACTTGGAGCTGGTGGGGTTTCTCACTGACCTCAAAGCTGCTTTTTGGCACAGCAACGGGTTGGTTTTGGGTCTGTAGCATCCTCCCCAAAGCACCTCCACAGTCCACACATGGAGGGATGCTCTGCTTTGGATCCCATAGCCCGGCTGGCGTGAGGACGTGCTCCTCCTTCCCTGGCCCACGGTTTTCCCTGTGAGACAGCGGCGAGCGGCTCGAGGCGTTTCTGCGGTGCGGGCTCTCGGAGGAATGGTTTCTCAGGCGCGGTACCCGCTCGGCTGCTGCTGGCGGCCGCCCGCTGTGCGCTTTGGCACCGCAGCCCGGCCTTCTTGTGCATTTACATTGTCTATTTGAGAAACGCATTTAGGTATTCTTTGAATTTGGCTTCAAAACGTCCTTTCAGGTCGTGCTGTCTCATATACCTTTGCCGCAGGCTGCAGAAATCTCCCCGAAGGAATTTATGTCATGTCACCCTCAAGGGCTCACGCAGCAGCAATGGTGCTGGGAaagtttccttttcccttctttaaTTTTCCTTAAAGAAAGGCACAACAACTCCCACCAGGAATAGCAGCTAAGCATGGAACTGGAGGCGATATAGATCAGTTTAGGGGAATAGTCTAACATCCTTGTACAATCTGGACATGTTATTTTGTTGCATGAGTGCATGGAGCTGATGCTGTATTTGGGATGGAGGGTCTGTGGGGGGATCACGGATGGACGAGGAGCCACGTGAGCATAATGCAGCCCACGAGTGATGCATTTGCACCTACACGGCAGCTGTAAGAGGGTGTGCTAGGAGGTTGCACAAGTTTGGatttcagattgggtattaggaaacatttcttcatagaAGGGGGTGCCAGGCattggagtcaccacccctgggggggtttgaaagacatgtagatgaggttcttagggacatggtttagtgctagagatgtgttatggttggattttatgatcttaagggtctcttccaacaaaaatgatgctatgattctaagTTTGTGTGGGCACTGGAAGAGTTGGGCTGCTTTTCACGTGCTTTTTGCGCCCTTCTGTCCCCTCTTTGTCCTACAAAATCCAGggaaataatttacttttttccgctttgtttgtgttgttttggttgaCTCAAATCCCTCCGTCCCCAGCACGGCGAGCATTACAGGATCAAAATATTTGAGGGGAGCCATTTTCGCGGTCCCAGCCTGGAGCTGACGGAAGATTGCTCCTTCCTGCAGGGACAAGGCTGGGACAAGACCGGCATCAACGCCCTCAAAGTGTACGGCGACGGCGCGTAAGTCACCGCGTTGTCCCGGCACGTGCTCCCTTGTCCCCTCGCACCAGCGCCACAGGGAGGGAGGCGGCTGCAAGGCCTCCCCCCATCATGGAATAGCCTGTCAATGCTGAGGGGGCTTGGAGAAAGCCTGAAAGTGTGAGTTAAGCCTGTGGTTTACAGGTGAATTTTGGTGCCTGCCTGCTGAGAGTTGGTTCAACAGGGCATGATTTTTGGCAGGTGGCAGCTAAGCATGAGCTACAAGAGCTCTGAGATGCCTTTTTAGGGTGTTTGAAACAAGGAGCCTAAGCccaggttccttccttccttccttccttccttccttccttccttccttccttccttccttccttccttccttccttccttccttccttcctccctccctccctccctccctccctccctccctcccttccttccttcctccctttctccttcctccctttctccttcctccctttctccttcctcccttcctccctttctccttcctccctttctccttcctccctttctccttcctccctttctccttcctcccttcctccctttctccttcctccctttctccttcctccctttctccttcctccctttctccttcctccttcctccctttctcctttctccttcctccctttctcctcccttcctcccttcctctcttccttcctcccttcctctcttccttcctcccttcctctcttccttcctccctttctctctttctctctcgttTCCTtttccatccatctatccatccattcatccatccatccatccatccatccacagcTCTTTCAAATCCACCCAGAGGCTTTTGGGGAGAGTGGACAGCTCTGGGCAATGCAGATCATAGGATTCCAGAATGttttgggtcggaagggaccaTAAATATCATGTAGTTCCAAGCCcccgccatgggcagggacaccttccaccccaccatgttgctcaaagcctcatccaacctggccttgaacacttacaGGGGTGGAGCATCCACAAAGGTCAGGGCTTTTATTTTGGAAGTGGCCTCATCAAGGTTTGCTGTGACACCAGAAACCTCCTCCTTGGACAGCAAAAATTAGGCGGTGGTGTCTCACCTTAATATTAAATCCTGTCTCTGGGAGAGAGGGACAATTGCAGTGGCACAGATGGCTGCATGCATGGCCACCCCAATGGGTTTTGGTCACCCTCAGTGCCTTGTGAACCTGCTTTGCAGATGCGTTGCTGATGCTCAGCCCCATCCTCCTGCCCTGCAGATGCTCCTGAAAGCCTTGGAAAGATAGtggctttgtctttttctttctgatttagctgAGACCTCTTCAAAAAAATATCCAGGCTTCTGATCAGGCAGCGGTGGTTCATTAAAAATAAGGAGCAGAGCTACCAGCTCCTAAAGGGAAGAAATGGCTGGAGCCCACCGGGGAACCCATCAGGGCTGAGCATTGGAACAAAAAACATTTGAATACCAACGCTATAAAGCCAAGAGAGAGCCTGCAAGAGCTCTAGGGCCAATTATTTACTACATGCATCCCTGTAGCAGAGCCCAGAGCTGGAGGAATTGGGATGCTGCCCAGAAAATTTCAAGCACTAAAATTCTTCAGATTGATTTTTCCCCCTCCCTGGCAAAATATGTAAGGGGCATAAAGCTTGTTTTCCCTTGCATTGAAGCCTAGGCTATTTACATGACCTCTCAAAGGCTTTGAGTAGtgataaaatagaaaatacatatacatatatatactgaGAGGAGCACAGTAAGGAAACCTGCTGAGTTTTGTACATTTGCATTCAGGCAAGATGGTCATTGAAAGCTTGGGAAGGGTCTATGAAAGACATTAAAAGGCAGGATGGTGCAGAGGGACCTGCTGGCAGAGGGGTGAGGCCATGGAGGACAAAGGGACACCCTACAACACCACTTTTCCCCCTTGGATGGACCAGATAAGCCCAGGTGACCCccaggtgctgctgcagctggtgctgggctcaACCTGGCCAAGTCCCCCAAGGACCCGTCCTGGAGCGTTTGGGAGTGGAGTAGATGGGGTCACCAGAAATGAGGGGAGTTTCAGCCCCAGGCTGGCTCGCTCTGTGATTTTCCCCCTTTAATTCCCCCAATGTGACATCCGCCTGGTTTCTTGTTGGGGTTGAGGGTGTCCGGCACCTTCCCCGCTACATTTTGGGGTCGGAGATTGCCAGAAAGGCTGGTGACCAAGCTGCTTGAGCTGTGCTGGCAATGACCGTGCTATTTCGGCGCAGTTTCAGGATGTTACCGCCTCCTTGGAAGCTGTCGCGGTTTGCGTGGCGAGCAGCTTTGCCCGTCCCACAGGCAGAACCAGCTCCCATATCACATCACATATGGCATCATCTGGTTTTAGATGAAGACATGCACTTCTTGTCCTCCTTGGTGGAGCCGCTCCACAGAGGATTGCTTAGaaataaaaacttttaaaagctCAATTTGTTTTACAATCTGGGAGGGAATACCCCAAAATGGGCTTTTCTAAGCTACAGTGACGTAACTTGAAGGAACCAGACCAACCATTTATTCTGCTGAAGCATTTACGAGCATTTGGTAGATGTTCTGCGATCAGACTGTAAAATATCAACCAGAACAGATGCCCAAATGCCGCTCCTCAAAAAAAACAGGTTACATGTTTCTCGGTAGAGGCGAGAGCTGCTCATGGAACTGCTCCAGTCCTGTGTGGACAATGAGTGACCTGGAGCCCTTCTGAAAGCATCCGCGTGGTCCAGGCTGCAGAGCGAGCAGCCGGTTTTGGCTGATAGGGCTTGAGCTGGTTCCATGCGCATTTTATTCCCGTGTCCTCTGGGTTTCTGTGCTAATGAAACACAGCACCGAGACGTTTGAGGGCTGCGTGCTGTGTGCCTGGATCAGCTCTCCCATGCTGGGCTTGAGAACaggattgtcttttttttcctgttttctggccTCCTGGCTTGCTTGATTTCCTCTCTCACTGATGGTCTTGGAGAACGTGAATTTTAGGCAATAAAGCAACGGCTAAGTAAGCCATACAAGTCTTCACTCATCACCTTGCACCGCCAATACACTTCACTCCCATCTTTCTGCTATTCTATTCCTTTTATTCCGCTTTTTTGCAGCTTTCCTCTAAACAAAGGGACAAGCCGGTGGGTTCTTATCCCCACATCAGGTCAGGTTGTCTGCTTCCATCTACCCCAAGGACTGTCCCATTCCCTCCGCCTGACTGTGCAGAGACGCCAGCCATGCATCTGGAGAGAAACGTGGTGGTCTTGGGAAAGGCGGTGACTTTGAGGGGCTGTTCTACCCTCCGCAATATTCCCATGCATCCACTGTTCATTGAGAGATGCcctagagcagagctggaacatcCACAATGTTCACCCTCTGAACATCCCTGTCCTACCACCATGTAGTATTTTCAATAACGTTGGGCATTCTCAGCAGGAGGGAATGATTGGAAAGTGCAGAAAATACAATCGGGAGCATTTTTCAGGAGTGCTTGAGAGAGGGATGGTGAGTTGATGGAGAAAGAGGCCTGTGATCATCCAAAAATATGGAGAGGTGTATATAAGCTGAAGGGATGgggcagaaaaggaagaaagccaTGGGGTGCCTTATGAACAAGGTGTATCTAGAAGAGGAAGATAACTTTATAAATTGTTCTTAGTTAAGGTGAAGGGCTGAGCACACTCTTGGATAGTGCACATCAGCATGcgtgatgggggggacacggcTTTGAGGCAACCTGCCATTCCACGAGCAGTGGGCAGGCTTCTCCACGCGCTGCAAAGCGAGCTTCAAAGGAAAAGCCTGAGGATGCCTTTGGAAGTCTGGTTTGGATATAAACTGGCTGCAAAAAGTGCCAAAGAATGAACTTGTTTGTTTGTAGGAAACGCTCGGGATCCAAATGTCTTGGCTGAGCACATGGCAGCGATGCTGCAGAATGGGGATGTGCGAGCGTGGGCAGCGGGCGGAGAGGGGCACCGGGCAGAGCTGTGCTCAGCGTGCCCGTCGTACCTGGGCCCGCGCAGATGGGACAAGGAA from Patagioenas fasciata isolate bPatFas1 chromosome 2, bPatFas1.hap1, whole genome shotgun sequence harbors:
- the CRYGN gene encoding gamma-crystallin N, whose amino-acid sequence is MSQYSGKITFYEGKCFTGRKLEVCGTCSSFQDRGFLNQVNSICVQSGAWVCFDHPNFQGQQYILEHGEYPNFHRWNGRSDHLGSCRPIGMHGEHYRIKIFEGSHFRGPSLELTEDCSFLQGQGWDKTGINALKVYGDGAWVLYEEPNYRGRMYVVERGDFSSFNAWQARNASVQSIRRVVNYF